A window of Microbacterium lushaniae genomic DNA:
CGGACGATGTGGGCCATGGTTCAGTGTTCCACGTGACCGGCGCCCCGCGGCAGACGCCGGCGCCAGGCGCGACCGATGTCTGTCGTGCGGCGCTCCCCGCCCCTCGAACTTCCCCTCGCGCATCATCCGACCGGCTGATCCGCCGCCTCCGCCCGACCGAACTCCTCAAGACAGGCACGGAATTGCCCGCCGACGCCAATCGCAACCGGTTCCCGCGGGCTGTTTTGCGGAGTTCGGGTGGTGGCCGCCTCCGGACCGGGGCGGACAGGCGCGGGCCGTCAGCCGCTGCTCATGCCGCGGTCCCCGCGCCCCCGCGGCGCGACGGCAGGGCCAGGAGGATGCCGAGGGCGGCACTGAATCCGAGGCTCACGACGTTCCCGATGACATCGAGCGCGGAGCCCTCCAGGTGCACCAGGTGATAGCCGAAGTGCAGGATCCCGAACACCGCCCACGCGACACCGGCCAGCCGCCCCGGCAGAGCGCTGCGGTGGATGATCGCGAACACGCTCACCGCGGTCAGGGCGAGGTAGAAGCTCCCCACGTCGCGGATGAGGTGCTCGTTGTAGGGGCCGTCGACGTCGACCCAGTGCAGGCCGAATCCGGGGAACGACGCGTAGAACTCGGTCGGGAAGAACTGCGCCCAGATCCCGGCGTAGAGGCCGAGGACGACGGTGAAGGCGAGGAGGATGCGGCGGAAATGTGTGTTCACATCCACCAGACGACGCAGCAGCCGGAAACGTGAGGTACGGACAGACCCTGCCGCGATCACGGACCGCCGCCTACGGTCAACGACATGGGTCAGTGCAGCGACGTCGTCGCCAGCGGCGGCGGCGGCGGAGAGAAGATCCGGTGAGCGAGTGGACCGCCGAGGAGCTTCGCCAGCTCGACAGGATCGGCGAAGTGCGCGTCGCCGGTCGCCACGCCGATGGCACGTCACGAACTCCCGTGATCGTCTGGCAGGTCGTCGTCGACGGTCAGCTGTATCTGCGCTCCGTGAAAGGTCCGCGGGCACAGTGGTACCAGGGCGTCGCGAGGCACTTCGAGGGGTTCCTCAGCTGGGATGGTGAGACCCGGCCGGTGACCTACACCCTCGACTCCTCGCACGACGCCGCTATCGATGCCGCGTACGCCGCCAAATACGGCACGGGATCTGCGACCCGGGCGATCACCACCGCACTTTCGAAGCAGACGACACTGCGCGTGAACCCCCGCTGACGCGGGACACCCGGCGATGACCGTGGCGGGGCGATCTGGCCGGAAGCGCTTGACCCTGTTGCGGGAACAGACTCTTCGATGGGCACATGACCCGCACAGATCGATCGACCCGACGACAAATCCGCCGCCTGGCCGCGCTGGGCGCAGCAGCGGCTGCAGCGATCCTGCTCAGCGCATGCACAGCCGTCTCACCTCCCGCGCCGAACTCGAGCGCGTCGCCTGCACTGGACCGGTTCTACGGACAGGGAATCGACTTCGGCCTCTGCGCGGAATTCGCGCAGACGGAGACCGCGTCTGCGCTGTTCGCGTCCGAATCCCTGGAGTGCGCTCACCTCGAAGTGCCGATGGACTACACCGCCCCATCGGAGGAGCGCATGCGCATCGGTGTGCTGCGTGTTCCCGCGCAGGGGTCCCCGGAGGAGCGCCTCGGGTCGCTTGTCATCAACCCGGGCGGACCGGGGGAATCCGGAATGCTCATCGCGGCCGCCCTCAGCCTCAGGCTCGCGGAATCCCCGGTCTTGCAGAGATTCGACCTGGTCGGCTTCGACCCGCGGGGCGTGGGCGCGTCGACGCCGTCGATCCGGTGCTTCTCTGACGCGGAACGCGATGCCGGTGAGGCGAAGACGACCCTGGTCGGCGCGTCTGGCACGTGGACGGAGGAGGACACCGCCGCTCTCGTCGAGAAGTGCGCGGAAGCGTCCGGTGGCGAGGAGGTCCTGGCCGCCGTGGGGACGCGGGATGCCGCTCGAGATATCGATGTGCTGCGCGCGGTCCTCGGCGATGAGAAGCTCACCTTCTTCGGCATGAGTTACGGAACCCGCCTGGGCGCCGTCTACGCCGAACAGTTCCCGGAGAACGTCCGAGCGATGGTGCTCGATGGGGCTGTCGACCCACGTGCGGACGGGGAAGGGCAACGGATCGCGACCTTGGCCGGGTTCCAGCGATCATTCGAGCAGCTCGCCGCGTACTGCGCGGAGAGTGCGGATTGCCCGCTCGGCACTGACCCGGGCCAGGCGACACGGGCATTCCAGCAGCTGGTTCACCCCCTCGTGCACCAACCCGCGCCGGCGGGCGACGGCCGCACGGCCGACTTCGATCAGGTCATCGGTGGAGTCGGGGCCAGCCTGTACACGCGGGAGGGGTGGGATGCAGCGATCGCAGGCATCGCGCAGCTGAAGAATGAGGGCCGCGCAGACCAGCTGCTCGCCCTCAATGATCTCTATACCGGGCGCGGGAGCGACGGCGTCTGGTCCACGTTCCTCGACGCGAACTTCGCGATCAACTGCATGGACGAGGAGCGTCGCACGCCGGCTGCTGAGACCGACCTGCGTGCGCAGGTCGCTGCGACGAGTCCCTGGCTGGATTCCGGGGAAGACTTCGCCGGCAGCACGCGCCATGCATGCGAGGCGTGGCCTGCCGATCCCACCCTGGGGTTCCCTTACGCCCAGGACATATCCGGTCTGCCGGACACGCTGGTCATCTCGATCACCGGAGACCCCAGCACTCCGTATGACGGTGGCGTCAGCCTCGCCGAGTCTCTCGGGTCAGCCCTGCTGACCGTCGAAGGCGAACGTCACACGATCGCGCTGCAGGGCATCAGCCCCTGCGTTGACCAGGCTGTCGCCGACTACCTGATCGATCTCACGTTGCCTGCCGAAGGCGCAAGGTGCACCCTGTGATCGCTCAGCTTCGGGGGAATCTGAGTATGCAGCCGACCGACGCCGAATCACCCAGTGCGGTAGCTGCATCCGATGACCTACGCGGATGGGCCGGGGGAGGCATTTCCACTGCACACACTCCGATGCGCGACAACCCCCTCACGCCCCCACCCGCATACGAGGACGATGACCACACCGCTCCCCCCGCGACGGACGAGATGATCGCCGTACACGGGCACCGGGCTTTCGCGGACGCGGAGTTCTGTTCGCTCCCTGGCACCGGTACACGGCGATGAACCGACTCGCGGGCCGGGCGGACCGGCGAGGGACAACAGAAGGAGAGATCGAATGTCAGGTAACAAGGCTGTCGCCTACAAGGGCCCTGGTCTCGTCGAGGTGACCGACACCGCGTATCCGGAGTTCGAGCTGAAGGACGGACCGGGCGTGAACCCGGCCAACATCGGTCGGAAGGTGCCGCATGGCGTCATCCTGCGAACGGTCGCGACGAACATCTGCGGGTCGGACCAACACATGGTGCGCGGGCGCACCACCGCACCCGCGGGGCTCGTGCTGGGTCATGAGATCACGGGCGAGGTCGTCGAGACCGGCCCGGACGTCGAGTTCATCAACGTGGGCGACATCGTGTCGGTGCCGTTCAACATCGCGTGCGGCCGCTGCCGTAACTGCAAGGAGGGCAAGACCGGCATCTGCCTGAACGTCAATCCCGACCGGCCGGGCAGCGCGTACGGCTACGTCGACATGGGCGGCTGGGTGGGCGGGCAGGCCGAGTACGTGCTCGTGCCGTACGCCGACTGGAATCTGCTGAAGTTCCCGGACCGCGAGCAGGCCCTGGAGAAGATCCTGGACCTGACGATGCTCTCCGATATCTTCCCCACCGGCTTCCACGGCGCCGTGACCGCGGGGGTCCGCCCCGGTTCCACGGTCTACATCGCCGGTGCCGGCCCGGTGGGCCTGGCGGCCGCCGTCGGCGCGCAACTGCTGGGCGCTGCGGTCGTCATCGTCGGCGACCTCAACGAGGATCGCCTCGCCCAGGCCCGCTCGTTCGGCTGCGAGACGGTCGATGTCTCCCAGGGCGATCCGAAGGAGCAGATCGAGCAGATCCTCGGCGTCCCCGAGGTCGACTCCGCGGTCGACGCCGTCGGCTTCGAAGCGCGCGGGCACGGATCCGATGCGTCGCACGAGGCGCCTGCCACCGTGCTCAACTCGCTCATGGACATCACCGCCGCCGGCGGCGCGCTCGGCATCCCGGGACTGTACGTGACAGGAGACCCGGGCGGGATCGACGAGGCGGCCAAGGTCGGTTCGCTGTCGCTGCAACTGGGCCTCGGCTGGGCCAAGTCGCTGTCGTTCACGACGGGCCAGTGCCCGGTCATGCGGTATAACCGTCAGCTGATGATGGCGATCCTGCACGACAAGGTGCAGATCGCCCGGGCCGTGAACGCGACACCGATCTCGCTCGAGGACGCGCCCCGCGGTTACGCCGAATTCGACCAGGGAGCGGCGAAGAAGTACGTGCTGAACCCGAACGGGTACATCAAGGCCGCGTGAGGTCCGGCGTGACGGAGTGAACGACGGAGCGGGGGCCCCTCAGCGGGACGAGGTGGTCAGTTCTCGAAGCCGCGCGATGCCGGCCGCTTCCGCGCGGAAGATCTCCGCGAGTCTCACGCTCATGGCTTCGAACGTCGCCGCGGAGTCGTAGTCCGGCAGGTCGCGGTTCGCTTCGAAAAGCTTCCATCTACGCAGCGCCGCATCACTTCTCTGCTCGCTGCCGTCGTCGCCCCGCGCCAACGACTCGGCGACGCCGGCCGTGAGCTCGCGCACGTCGTCGAAGAGGGCGTCACCCTGCGGCAGTGCCGTATCGGCCAGGTCCTGCCACATGTCGCCGATCTCCCGCCATCTGCTGGCCTCCTGTTCAATCTGCGGACGTCGCAGCAACTGTCCCGCCTCCGCCAGGAAGTCACCGAACAGCCCGCGCAGATGACCACCCGATGCGTTCACCGGAGCGATCGCATCCCAGGTTCCTGCGAGCCCATTGAGCAGGTCAGTGCCACCGGAGAAGACCGTCGGCCATCCCTTCTTCGCCCTGTCGTCCACGATCAGCTTCGACCACTTCTGCCACGCGGGCAGCGAGAAGCTCGTCGACGCGGAGGACAGATGATCGATCACGACGGACAGCCCCTCGAGAACCGCCGACTCGACACGATCCTCGGTGAGGACGACATCCCTCGCGCGCACCACCAGCATCGCGTGCTTGTATGACCCGACCCGTGACCTCGCATCGTCGAGCACGTGGCGCTGCACCGTGAGCGGGCGGAGGTTTCGGTCGTCGAGATGCACCCGGCCATCGGCTTCTGCGTACGCGACGGCGGGATGCCCGCCGTGCCCGTCGAGGTGGGCGGGCAGGTTCCAGTAGCCGATCCGGTATCGGTCCGGCCAGACGATGCTCGGATTGCCTGCCGCGAGTTCCCTCGACAGCAACGCCGATGCGGCCTTTTCACCCCCTGTGCGGGTGAAATCGGCTTCCACTCCCAGGCGGGAAAGCGCGGGGACCGCTCGGCGTTCCAGGTGGTTCCACGAGTGCCCGAAGCCGAGGACGAGGTGGATCTCATTGTGTTCCTGGAATTCCCACAGGATGTAGCCGGCGCCGATGCCGCCCGCGATCCCGAAGAGCAGCGCCTCCGAGAGCGGGCCGTCCACGCCGACCACGCCGCGGTGTGCGAGCACCTTCGCGAGGCTGGACGCGTCGGGATCGGTTCCCCCGCGAAGCGCCCAGCCGTGGTCGGCTTCGACGGCGCTGTCGGTGACGAACTTCGCCCGAGCGGACGCGTACCGCTCGCCGGTCCTCGCCATCCGTTCGCGGATACGTGCCTTGAGTTGCTTCTGTCCGGTCATGACCAGGTTCCCCGGTTGCCCTCGCGATCCTCGCCCGCGCTTCAGACCGTGCAACCGTTCTGTGTCGACGACCAGACCTGCTCCATCCCGAGGCTCACGAAGTCCCCTTTGCCTCCGCATCGCCGATCCGCGCGGGGAACCGGTCAGGAGGTTGGGCGTGGGATGCGCCTGGGCGACAGTGTACTGAACGCACGATGGGCGATCCACAGTCGGTGCCGACCGGGCCACTTTCCTGGGATGGGGCTCCGCGGGAGGTGCTTCGGTCGTTCCCGACCCGCGGGCATCAGACGTCATCGCCGGACGACGAGCAACCCCCCTGCCAGGCAGATGGCGGCCATGGAAAGACTCACCGCTTGGTAGGAGCCCCAGAGACCGGCGAGTACCGCAGCGGCGCCGGGGGCGAGGGCCGTGAGGGCGGAGATCGGCGCAGCCAGCATCCCGTTCAATCGCCCGTAAGCGGTCGTGCCCCAACGGTCCGAAACAGCTGACGCCTGAACAAGAGTGAATGCGCCGCGAACGGCACCGGCAAGGATGGCGGCGGCGAAAATCCATCCGGGTTCGCGGGCGACGGCATAGCCGGCGAGGGATGCAGCGCCCAGCGCACCAACGACCGCCGGTGCGATCCAAGGGGCGGACCGGTGCGGGACCGCCAGGTAGAGCACTCGCCCGAGGATTTGCCCTGCACCGATGAGCCCCAACACCCAGGATGCGGATGGGAGATCGAGCCCCTTCTCCACGGAAGCCGGGACCGCGGACAGTGTCGCCGCGCCCAGCGAGAACGAGAGCAGGGCGAGCGCGACCGTGAGCAGCCAGAACCTCGTCGATTGCAGCGCCCGTCGCGAAGCGCCGTTCGTCGCGGCCGACGCTTCCAGGTGGGGCCACACGCGCTCCACCGTGAGGAAGTACACCGGGACCAGCACGCCGGCGAGGATCAC
This region includes:
- a CDS encoding BtrH N-terminal domain-containing protein; this encodes MTGQKQLKARIRERMARTGERYASARAKFVTDSAVEADHGWALRGGTDPDASSLAKVLAHRGVVGVDGPLSEALLFGIAGGIGAGYILWEFQEHNEIHLVLGFGHSWNHLERRAVPALSRLGVEADFTRTGGEKAASALLSRELAAGNPSIVWPDRYRIGYWNLPAHLDGHGGHPAVAYAEADGRVHLDDRNLRPLTVQRHVLDDARSRVGSYKHAMLVVRARDVVLTEDRVESAVLEGLSVVIDHLSSASTSFSLPAWQKWSKLIVDDRAKKGWPTVFSGGTDLLNGLAGTWDAIAPVNASGGHLRGLFGDFLAEAGQLLRRPQIEQEASRWREIGDMWQDLADTALPQGDALFDDVRELTAGVAESLARGDDGSEQRSDAALRRWKLFEANRDLPDYDSAATFEAMSVRLAEIFRAEAAGIARLRELTTSSR
- a CDS encoding MFS transporter, with protein sequence MAITQIVAWGALYYAVLVAAPAIAGDTGWTDREVFLAITAGLLSSAVCAIAVGRWLDRHPRRVMVSGAVLGTLAMLGAAASQNIWTFAAAWIVCGAAQAAVLYQAAFTVITHRYRSDRRGPLTLVTLAGGLASTIFAPLTGWLVVEVGWRVAFAILAVILAGVLVPVYFLTVERVWPHLEASAATNGASRRALQSTRFWLLTVALALLSFSLGAATLSAVPASVEKGLDLPSASWVLGLIGAGQILGRVLYLAVPHRSAPWIAPAVVGALGAASLAGYAVAREPGWIFAAAILAGAVRGAFTLVQASAVSDRWGTTAYGRLNGMLAAPISALTALAPGAAAVLAGLWGSYQAVSLSMAAICLAGGLLVVRR
- a CDS encoding alpha/beta hydrolase; its protein translation is MTRTDRSTRRQIRRLAALGAAAAAAILLSACTAVSPPAPNSSASPALDRFYGQGIDFGLCAEFAQTETASALFASESLECAHLEVPMDYTAPSEERMRIGVLRVPAQGSPEERLGSLVINPGGPGESGMLIAAALSLRLAESPVLQRFDLVGFDPRGVGASTPSIRCFSDAERDAGEAKTTLVGASGTWTEEDTAALVEKCAEASGGEEVLAAVGTRDAARDIDVLRAVLGDEKLTFFGMSYGTRLGAVYAEQFPENVRAMVLDGAVDPRADGEGQRIATLAGFQRSFEQLAAYCAESADCPLGTDPGQATRAFQQLVHPLVHQPAPAGDGRTADFDQVIGGVGASLYTREGWDAAIAGIAQLKNEGRADQLLALNDLYTGRGSDGVWSTFLDANFAINCMDEERRTPAAETDLRAQVAATSPWLDSGEDFAGSTRHACEAWPADPTLGFPYAQDISGLPDTLVISITGDPSTPYDGGVSLAESLGSALLTVEGERHTIALQGISPCVDQAVADYLIDLTLPAEGARCTL
- a CDS encoding DUF2255 family protein, translated to MSEWTAEELRQLDRIGEVRVAGRHADGTSRTPVIVWQVVVDGQLYLRSVKGPRAQWYQGVARHFEGFLSWDGETRPVTYTLDSSHDAAIDAAYAAKYGTGSATRAITTALSKQTTLRVNPR
- the fdhA gene encoding formaldehyde dehydrogenase, glutathione-independent; the protein is MSGNKAVAYKGPGLVEVTDTAYPEFELKDGPGVNPANIGRKVPHGVILRTVATNICGSDQHMVRGRTTAPAGLVLGHEITGEVVETGPDVEFINVGDIVSVPFNIACGRCRNCKEGKTGICLNVNPDRPGSAYGYVDMGGWVGGQAEYVLVPYADWNLLKFPDREQALEKILDLTMLSDIFPTGFHGAVTAGVRPGSTVYIAGAGPVGLAAAVGAQLLGAAVVIVGDLNEDRLAQARSFGCETVDVSQGDPKEQIEQILGVPEVDSAVDAVGFEARGHGSDASHEAPATVLNSLMDITAAGGALGIPGLYVTGDPGGIDEAAKVGSLSLQLGLGWAKSLSFTTGQCPVMRYNRQLMMAILHDKVQIARAVNATPISLEDAPRGYAEFDQGAAKKYVLNPNGYIKAA